The Vicia villosa cultivar HV-30 ecotype Madison, WI linkage group LG1, Vvil1.0, whole genome shotgun sequence genome includes a region encoding these proteins:
- the LOC131612532 gene encoding uncharacterized protein LOC131612532: MASKNFLRSLVIVSLVTSLALPGSLGEIECENLSKETCSFAVSSNSKRCVLEKHVKRSGEEAYTCKTSNIETDILKDHIESDQCIKACNLDRLSLGISSDALLESSFIAKLCSPQCYKTCPNIVDLYFNLAASEDVFLPKLCEMKGRNARRIMAELKSSGIVAPGPVDQMLFAASPQSFSSVEFAASSPQSFSSVELADEPMAADLS; this comes from the exons ATGGCCTCAAAAAATTTCTTAAGGAGTTTGGTTATAGTTTCCCTTGTCACATCCCTAGCCCTGCCAGGCTCTCTTG GAGAAATAGAATGTGAGAATCTAAGCAAAGAAACATGTTCATTTGCTGTTTCATCTAACAGCAAAAGGTGTGTCCTAGAGAAACATGTGAAAAGATCAGGTGAAGAAGCATACACATGCAAGACATCAAATATTGAAACTGACATACTAAAAGATCACATTGAAAGCGACCAATGCATAAAAGCTTGTAATTTAGACAGATTATCACTTGGAATCTCATCAGATGCACTTCTGGAATCTAGTTTCATAGCGAAGTTATGTTCTCCACAGTGTTATAAGACCTGTCCAAATATTGTTGATCTTTACTTCAACCTAGCAGCCAGTGAAGATGTGTTTCTTCCTAAGTTGTGTGAGATGAAAGGTAGAAATGCTCGCCGCATAATGGCGGAGTTGAAAAGCTCTGGTATTGTGGCACCTGGGCCTGTGGATCAAATGTTGTTTGCAGCATCCCCACAGTCATTTAGTTCTGTCGAGTTTGCAGCATCATCTCCACAATCATTTAGTTCTGTCGAGCTTGCAGATGAACCTATGGCTGCAGATCTATCATAA
- the LOC131612544 gene encoding uncharacterized protein LOC131612544, whose protein sequence is MASKFVSRSLVIVSLLISLTLPATLGGIECENLSTETCSFAVSSSSKRCVLEKHVKRSGEEAYTCRTSEIEADKLKDHMESDQCIKACDLDRKSLGISSDSLLESRFTEKLCSPQCYKSCPNIVDLYFNLAAGEGVFLPKLCEVKGGSNARRGMAELKSSGYVAPGPVHSVEFVASAPQPIGYVELADEPVVAPAYPPY, encoded by the exons ATGGCATCTAAATTTGTCTCAAGAAGTTTGGTTATAGTCTCCCTTCTAATATCTCTAACCCTACCAGCCACTCTTG GAGGAATAGAATGTGAGAATCTAAGCACAGAAACATGTTCATTTGCTGTTTCATCTAGCAGCAAAAGGTGTGTCCTCGAGAAACATGTGAAAAGGTCAGGAGAAGAAGCATACACATGCAGAACATCAGAGATAGAAGCTGATAAACTAAAAGATCACATGGAAAGCGACCAATGTATAAAAGCTTGTGATTTAGACAGAAAATCACTTGGAATTTCATCAGACTCACTTCTGGAATCTCGTTTCACAGAGAAGCTATGCTCTCCACAGTGTTACAAGAGTTGTCCAAATATTGTTGATCTTTACTTCAATCTAGCAGCTGGTGAAGGTGTGTTTCTTCCTAAGTTGTGTGAGGTGAAAGGTGGATCAAATGCTCGTCGTGGAATGGCGGAATTGAAAAGCTCTGGTTATGTGGCACCAGGACCTGTGCATTCAGTGGAGTTTGTAGCTTCAGCTCCACAGCCAATAGGGTATGTGGAGTTGGCAGATGAACCTGTGGTTGCTCCAGCATACCCACCATACTAA
- the LOC131612555 gene encoding uncharacterized protein LOC131612555, whose protein sequence is MASIFVSRSLVIVSLLISLTLPATLGGIECENLSTETCSFAVSSSSKRCVLEKHVKRSGEEAYTCRTSEIEADKLKDHIESDQCIKACDLDRKSLGISSDSLLESRFTEKLCSPQCYKSCPNIVDLYFNLAAGEGVFLPKLCEVKGGSNARRGMAELRSSGYVAPGPVHPVEFVASAPQPIGYVELADEPVVAPAYPPPY, encoded by the exons ATGGCCTCTATATTTGTCTCAAGAAGTTTGGTTATAGTCTCCCTTCTAATATCTCTAACCCTACCAGCCACTCTTG GAGGCATAGAATGTGAGAATCTAAGCACAGAAACATGTTCATTTGCGGTTTCATCTAGCAGCAAAAGGTGTGTCCTCGAGAAACACGTGAAAAGGTCAGGTGAAGAAGCATACACATGCAGAACATCAGAGATAGAAGCTGATAAACTAAAAGATCACATCGAAAGCGACCAATGTATAAAAGCTTGTGACTTAGACAGAAAATCACTTGGAATTTCATCAGACTCACTTCTGGAATCTCGTTTCACAGAGAAGCTATGTTCTCCACAGTGTTACAAGAGTTGTCCAAATATTGTTGATCTTTACTTCAATCTTGCAGCTGGTGAAGGAGTGTTTCTTCCTAAGTTGTGTGAGGTGAAAGGTGGATCAAATGCTCGTCGTGGAATGGCGGAATTGAGAAGCTCTGGTTATGTGGCACCAGGACCTGTGCATCCAGTGGAGTTTGTAGCTTCAGCTCCACAGCCAATAGGGTATGTGGAGTTGGCAGATGAACCTGTGGTTGCTCCAGCATACCCACCACCATACTAA